The Lytechinus variegatus isolate NC3 chromosome 1, Lvar_3.0, whole genome shotgun sequence nucleotide sequence tataaatttatctcatgggtacacTAGAAGTTATAAATTTATCTAtgtgtatgctacaagatataaatttatcccattggtatgctacaagatataaatttagcCCATGTGTATGctaaaagatataaatttatctcatgggtacgctacaagatattaatttatctcatgggtatgctacaagatataaactTATCTCACTGGTATACTACAAGATATACATCttatgggtatgctacaagatacaAACTTATCTCACTGGTAtactacaagatataaatttatcccatggGTATACTACAAGATATACATTTATCCCaagggtatgctacaagatataaatttatctcatggatTGGCTACAAggtataaatttatctcaaggGTATTCCATtgtttgttaaaggacaagtccaccccaacaaaaacttgatttgaattaaaagagaaaaaatcaacaagcataacactgaaataagtttcatcaaaattggacgtaaaataagaaagttatggcattttaaagtttcgtttcatttcacaaaaacagttacatgcatattttggtcggtatgcaaatgagaaactgatgatatcactcactcactacttcttttgttcctttgtattttattatatgaaatatttttattttctcgtcattgtcatgtgaaatgaagtttcattcctccctgaaaacttggaattacattattttaacattttgtgctacaGGCAAAGAGGTCCAGGTCCtaattgtaaaaattgaaatattgcataattctaaatataaaaaacaaaagaaatagtgagtgaatgacatcatcgactctcatttagatgtaactggctcattcatataactatttgttcaaaataagcgaaagtttgaaatgtcataactttcttattttacatccgattttgatgacactttcagcattgtgcttgtttgatttttttctattgattcaaatcaacagtttTCTGAGGAGGACTTGACCCTTAAGTCATAGGCAGATTGTCCTCTACGCATTCACAGATTACTAATTAGAGTACAGAGATATGATCTCAAAGTACATGTTCACTGCTGATACACTTTCACAAGCAGTAGATCCAAAAGCAGAATTGAATGATGAAACTGAATAAGATATCAGAGTCTATGTAGATATGATTGTACAAGCAAAATGCCAGTaacatcaaacaaaaaacaataaattattgAAGAGACCAAAAAGGATGTAGAGCTTCATGAGTTGCTAGCCACCATCAGAAATGGTTGGCCAGAAAATATGCAACAATATCCAGCAAGAATCAAACAGTACTGGAACATCAGAAGTGAACTCTAGGAAGCAAATGGAATCATCTTCAAAGGTTCTAAAATAGTAGTTCGAACTTCCATGAGACAGTACATACTAAACCAAGTACACGAAGGTTGAAAAATGTAAGGCACGTTCAGGGAAGTAATCTATAGGCCCAGAACCAATGCAGACGTAACTGAAATGGTCCAAAATTGTACATCATGCCTAATGTACAAACCAAAACAGGCTGAAAGCCTAAATCCTCAAACGTGCTCAATCGTCCTTGGAAAAAAGTTGCTGTAGATCTATtcactttgaacaaaagagaATATGGTCGTCGTCGTTGACTTCTACTCACAATTCATTGAAGTATGTACAATGACTTCGACTACAAGCAAGGCCATGATAAATCACATGAAAGCAATATTTTCTcgtcatggtacaccatgtgaaCTGATGTCGGATAATGGTCCTCAATTGCAAAAGAATGGGATATTCACCACACATCAAGTCCACATTATGTGTGGAGATCATATGATACTTAAAGACATGAAAAGTAATACAGGTCACAACGTGGTAGCATAAAGTCCGTCAATGATCGTTAACAAGTTGAGACAGCTACAGGCGTGATACGTCGCAGAAACAGACATCACCTCAGGCCAGATCCTAGACACCAAGCCGAGTCTATTCCACTACCAACACAGGATGACTTCGAGCTAGATGACAACACAGAAGCAGAACCCGCATCTGATGTTCGcacatcttcatcaccatcccGAACAACCAGAAGTGGACGAGTCGTTAACCTGCCAGATCGTTCAAACTCGTAGAGGAAAGTGAACTAAACAGAAAAAACTTTTgtgtttctttttgtaaataggcataTGAGTTCAAAGATAACTTTAAAACTGTAAATGGTTTGAACTCGATTACAACCTCATGATATATAACTGCATGATTGCACGTGCATGATATGAATTTGCATGTTAAAGTTAATCAGCAATACGGGATTGAATTTATCGGTATCATAAAACTCAACTCAACAGATGTCTCTACTGGTTCAATGAATTGTCGCATCATGAACagcaaaaaagaaatacatgaactGTTATGTTTTTATATGTTGAAATATTTGAAAGCGACAGTACTCCAGCTTTACAGGGCAGAATAATTCCCTAGTATTGTTGTAAGTGTACAGGTAATCTACCCTGTCACTGTAGTTTAAGGAGTATTATAAATGTGTATATAAACCTCTTTAAAGAAAGGGAGGTGTGGTGATAACTGATAAAGGTCTGCAAGCATAGACTATACTATGATATTACACATTGACCACTTTTAGAGAAAACGCTATGGCTGCTAGTAAGGTGACGCAGTAATGATTTGATGTTGCAGATAACCAAATAAATGTCTGTTGTAAAAATGTTAAAAGGAATTGACTTCTGGCCTATAATTATCTTCAACATAAGACACAACCAGTTACAAGGTACAAATTCATCTTAACAGCCATGGGTGttttaatgtatgaaaaatgtgtaAGTTAGTAACAGGGAATGCCAGATGCTTTTTCCCTTACAGGATGCAGAGTTACATTAAGCGTCTCTATAGGAACACTTCATAGGACAATATGAGTGGGAACGTTCATAAAAGATATATTGATAATGACATAATACATTTCAAAGTCTTTACATCTctgtttctttatttattcGTCAAAACATTACATGCTATAGGCAACACAATCTTATCTTATTTTACCTGGCTTGCACAAAGTTGGTTAAGCCCTATAAGGGTGCGTTTATCcgccacttttttaccctagaatcatgatctaaatcatgattcaaatcaggattctgcagaatcacaattgcgtttagtcgaaattgaatataatgatTAGAATCACATACATGCAAcagaaaaaaggggcgtttggaaagacatTTCTGCAGAATCACGTAAGAAAATGTTCgaataaacgatatcgtgattacAATATGATTCAATGACCCCACTGTTGTGTCGGGCTACTTTCGGTTTTTGACTCTTACCAAGCTCAAGGTGCTCTATAGCTCATTGtttgttcatgattatgtaCTATGCATGTATTTCTTGTCATGTTCAAGTTCTGTGTTGGTCATCGAATCATCCActacttttcaatttttggtcATGTCTTCAACTTCAAGTTCTAGTAAATGAATTAACTGGACAGACAATGATCTCAGTTGTTGTTGAGTATACGGTACCAATATTAAATTGGATCTACGCTGAATTCACTTCCAAACACCATTTTGGATAAACCAACAAGATGAATAGAAGCATATGGACCCTATGATAGAAGTAAACCAAATGAGGTATAGACTGAATTCTGGAAGCAAAAGGGTTTTCGAGAGCCGAAACACGTGCGAAAAACTTCCTCTGTCAAACTGAGCACTAGTGATGTGCACTGGATTGGCCCAAATCTGAAGAGAAACAGCATTGGAGTGAAGGTCGtctaaacgctgattctgtgaTATTGTGATTCATGTTGTGTTCttaatcatgattcaaatcatgattctggcttgAGGTCGCATAAGTGAAGCCCAAGATATTGTGAGGACTAGATTTTCTGGTAAAAATGAGATCTATGACCTTCAACCAATGATCCAGAGACTCTAATATCTAATCAGTTCATTGTCCCTCCCTAATGAATACATAAAAAGAAAGTTCAAACTGAACCGTAAAGCAGTTCCAAAGTTATTGTGAGAATGAAAATAGGATTGACAGATATAGATGTACACATGTAGAGATGTTCAGACAGATGACCCAAGAAACACAATGTAGCATATCATATCCTCCAGTACTACGAGTATAGTTCTTCATGTTTTTCTCGAAGTTGGCGCTGCACTTCCTGGGGAATCTTGTCTGTTCCAGTTAGATGAAATGGGTGTGTGATGGTACTTGCTGATGGAATGGTCTGAATGTATGGTTCTTGTCCTTTTCTAGCTTTTCGGTACAATGGCGTCCATGCAGATGTTGCTGTCCCTGAAAACCAGTGTAATGTGATGCTCTCCTGCCCTATTGCGGTGACTTTCCCAACTTGTGGCCATTCATGCCTGTATTCTCTCAGATAGACCCCTATCATACAGTCGACTCTCAACTGAGGAGGAACTCTTTCAGGCCGTTGCTTAGGACCGATGTTAACCTGGTAAAGACACAAcaaagaaagggaaataattACTTCAAGTTAGAGTCTCTGtccaaataatttcaaaaatatgatatttaatattattttgaattgacaaaatatttcaaatgtttgTAATAAACTGCTCTTTATAAAATAAACCTTTATAAATGAGAACAGCCTCTCATAAACAAGTTTGAAATCCGACAGTTCATGTGTCAACCACAttaagcattatttttttttttttcatttcatttcatttattggtttttgcaacatttttcataacaaaattctggacaagaaaatacatatctgagacttgacatcaaaataatgaacaatagttTTGTATATAAATCCTCAAACATATCttacataaataaaaatcattaagtGGTATTTCCTGTTACAATAAGTAGAATAGTTGCAAGTGTCGtcacaaaagcaaagcttgaaaaCGTAACAACCCTGGaaaatagccaaaataattAATGTCTACTGTCATTAAACGTCATTTGAGAGAGTATAACCAATTAtgcatttgaaaaaataaacataattacaatgatttatattttctttctaaacAAGCTTGAATAAATGCACCTTAAACTTCGAGTTCATGATCCATAAATCTGATCATTTCCCTTTATTCccaaataatattttgtatctTCCAAAGTACAGTCCAGTAAGTATCATAATTGTGTCTACCCTAAACTGTGGTGACTTTGGACAAGGGGTTTACTTTGAACAGTTTTAACATCATTTCCATCTTTTTGCTGATGCTTTTtacgaaaataatttttttcatgtcatttaaCCTTTTACAAATTTTGCATACAAAAACAATTTCAGAACCCtgcctcccccccaaaaataatgataaataaatacatttaatgtCAACATGGTATACAGTAAATACAATTGAGGTAATGGATCCATCCAGGGGCGCAGCTAGGGGATGTGCACTCTGTCTCAATTTTTAGAGCCATCCATTCAACATGTGCATATTAATGTAAACTTCACCCTTTTATAACTTTTTAAGAAATTctaaaaatgaatgaacaatGAAATACGTTAGAAATGGATATTGATTTGGATTTCATTTAATGTGttcttttaaacaaattaaagaatAGTTATAGCATTATAAAGTATTTCTTACATTAAGCAAAAAATGAAACCACAAGTTTGAAGTAAATAAACTTACGGGAATAATGGGTGCCTGCTCATCATTTGAGAAAGCCACATTATTCTCTTCTCCATTTTCAGGTCGTTGTTGGATTGAAGCTTGTGAATCCTTGCCCATGAGAATGTCCAGCAGCATCCAAGTGTCATTTAAGTTATTGTCTAGAAGGAAGACAGAAAGtatcatttcaaaatacagtTTCAATTTCGTTTTAAAATGTTCCCtgattattttaatggcataaCAATATAAGCATATCTCATTATGTGTGTAAGGccaagaaaatgataaaaaagtgaACTCCTATACATGTAATGCATACAACTACTTGATATAATCAGAGTAATGAGAAACACATGCATACCAGACTATTTACTaagtaaatatatgattttgtaaATTAGAAAGTACATGTGCATTAAAACTAAAATATCTAAACGTAAAATCACTATGCATCTACTGATCAAAATCTATTGTTTTGCCATTCACCTTTTTATACAATATCTGTCCAAGGATGCTCTTGGTACTtgaccctaaaaagactggtcTATTTAAAAGGTATTGAGGACTAGGGGGCccatgatgccccccccccccccctctgatcTCATCTGCCATTTGCGCGATCACGCTGGACTTTGGAACACACATACCttaccacataaactacaagataatataagaaaattccaaaaataatttttgttttatttatcatgaataaaacatgcaaatttattcatgaaaaatattatttgcataCTTAACACccatttcacttcaaattttctttttttgcagacctcatctttgtaatctaattTAAAGGTTTCCAAAAAGAAAACTTGTGAAAGCCAATTTTTACcttgtgtatttctttttttttcttatgtatttctttgctttttcatcttttttaaaattgttattCAATGGAAATCattacagaccatttaacacaaaattaaaccctaaattaattaagcagaccaataacaataaaaaataataatccttTTACGATtttcatctcccatagactttgtacacagagtataaaaatgagccattttcggcatgTCTCTTAAAAGCCATGTGACATCGCAATGCTATACCCTTATTTTgcgaatttggtctcaaaagttgaaggtgacttcaaagaaaaagtcataaaattttgcGGCGCTATCTTTATGCATTTTGGAAATATCGAAGAAGAAGGGCTAAGAAGTTACaaacagctacatgtaaaagCAAAGTAATTGGAAAGAGGTCTTTTTATGATTAACCAAATAAGTTCATTAGATAATTAAGTAAATATAAACAAACCATCACTGCATTCCAGAGAGCTTAAAAGCTCTTCCCATTCAGTAACTTCTACTTGGGTCAGGTAAGGTTTGTATTTGGGTAGATCTCGCCGAAGATTATTAAGATCAAGTTCAGCTGTAAACGGTTCTACAATGTGAGGTACTCCTTCTGGATGAGTCTTGATGATGTAATTTTCTCCTGTTGTGCACTGCCACTCAGAAGTATTACTCCATTTCTTTGTATGTAGTACAGCCTTTCCATTTTCATCCTTGGTTATTCTGAACTGGTGAGGGTGGCTGTGGTGAGACACTTTGTGCATGTTGGGTTGGAGCCAGTCACGTATGTTGAAAATTGAAGTTAATCTCTCTGATGTCGTGTTGGGTTTATTATACCCCTGTGTGATGTTGGTCATTAATGATGATAGGGTTGGAATGTTCTGCTTGGATGTGTGCACTGAAACTCTGCTAAATAGTTGATCCACGTCTTCATGTGTGTGTCCTTTCATAAGGAAGCCTATTTTTACCTGTAGTACCAAGAAAAAGGGTAAAAATCTAGTTAATCCCAATGCATATGATGAACAAGCATAAATGTACAGTAAAGGAGATTataggaaaataatgaatttgaaatataatgcaAGCTAAATGCTACAATTTAAGTAAATTTTTAGTTAATTTAAGTTAATTTCTGCTATAGGAAATTTTAATAAGACAtttctatgaaatattttatacactTCAAATAAAAGTTGCATGTAACTATCGATCAATTCCAGCTTTGTATAAATCACAGAAACATTTCCTTTAACTGATATTACTATGCTGGTTTTAGAATAATTACTTTCATTCAAAACATGAAAAGTACTGTACAATGCCTTCAGCACCACTGACTTCATTTGTATACCTACAAAGTTTTgcaataaaaaattgattttttttttattgaaaggaAGCAAACAACCTTTCATTAGTGCAGATCTCTTTAAGCAAAAAACGGTAAAACTGTCAAAATTCTTTCCACTTAAGTGaccaccacttacttttgaaaagttttaTGGAAAATGATTTGTGCAGGACTTGGAAATAGTTATCTGTATAAAAGTAGGCATAAATTTTGAAGAACACATGGACTTAAGCTAAGAAGAtcgatttgaagatatcttttacctttttaacttacttccttgcccaaaacactccGTAGAGCACCATTgcaccctcccccctccccataCATTGAGGCCTTGTGTGATATCTGCTTAACATGGAGCATGTGGCTCACATGAAATgactttggatttattttcgttttcttaatcattgtcaaacttggggaaaatgtggaaaatcaaatattgaatgAATCATGAAATATGGTACcacttttaatgataaaaacttagtgaaagaATGCTGGAaatgtctgaaataaactttgGTTTACATTCTCCAGTTGGCATAAGAAAGGTATAGGTTGTGCTTACCCCAggttaaaatgttaatttgggTGCCAAAGTTGTTACAAAATATGTAtctgtttatttcaatttatgagAAGAATGGCAAGAATTGTACTGCAGTCAGTTTTTCTTCACCTTTTTCTTTTACACAAGGTGAAAAATAAGCATTTCTGCACAAACcaattacaaaaatggacagtgctcactcaagtgtaacattctgtcaaaattgtttctttcaatagtgtagtaggtttcatggtacaccatgtatctttcttgggcaaatgttggtcctgaaaaggagattgggtggtcctttttttgttcttcgccatggaaaccttcagaagttatatcatttgtttctttcatttgatagatgacacctaaacccaagaatatatgttAAAAAGTTATCCCCATGTGGTATATTTATCAATTTCCatgactttttcaaagtgtaactTTTTTATTGATTCTCACTGTATAAATcctatgtattattattattaacaccTAACTTTATATCTTAAAAATCTTTCATCTCACCTTTCGAAATACATTCAGTTCCACTAGCAGAGCACAAAGTGCTATGACACACtggtttttattttcccttccgCAGTTGTCCATCTGCAGGTAGAGAACATCAGGCAGAGTTTTGTCGTATTTCCGTAGAATGTTGAGCAAGATATTGGTAGTCAAGTTTGAATCATGGGGGAATTCCTTCAGATCGACAAAGAGATGGGTTCCTCTTCCATGAACAAGAGCCCCAGTAATATGTGACTGTAATTTCCAAGCTGAGCTCGTTGACTTGGACTGTCGGTAAAATCGTGGGATGCTTGTTGCCTTCTGATCCATTCCATCAACGATTATACTCATATACTTGGTCGGTTCCCGTCGAGCCTTTTGTATATGTTTGTAGTATTTGTGTCTCTCATTTCTGACGGAAAagcaaaacaaagtaaaaaaatttaAGATGAATATTAAAGTGTAAATCCTGggcaaaacaaaacatttgagAAATTTCTGAATTATTACTAATAAATTACTATTGGTTGTTTATCATCTAATACTCCCACAGCCCTTTTATAAGGGAGGGTTGTGTCTCGCTTAACATGCCCAAcatcataaaattgaaaaataaaaacatctcaAAAAGATGACACGGAAGCAAGctctgtatttattttttgtcgGTATACCACCCAGGAAAGTTATAATCTTTTATCAGTTGCAATCAACtaaacattacaaaataaatgctATGGATCCAGCTCAAACTAAATGAGTTATGGAACAAATTTTAATGCACATCATTCACAATATTGGAAAAGATCaatgataattttgaaagttcCAAATAGAAATGCACGTATTTATGCAAAAGACTAATCTTGATGAGAAAATGAGATACAAGGTTTTTGAAGAGATGAAttgtggaatataaaaaaaaagatattccaCTTAGGGGATTATCATCAGATGAGCCTCGGACCTTGCACTTCAAACTCCCagaataatttttaatatgAAGATTTCTATAGACACAAAATTTGACATGTCTAAAGGACACAGATGCCCTCGCTTAACgcgatcagaaattcattcaaactTAACAGCGTGCAGGAACTAATAGGCAAATatgtaatgaataaatttagacCTTTGACCTATAAAAGATTCACCCTTTCCGTAGTAATCTCTGACAGAAGATATGACAGTCAGGTCATCTGATGTGACCTGACTATATTTGGTGTCAGCTACTcagacaccaaacatttttaatatctgGTGAAAATTTCCGAGATTATCATGGGGAAAACAGCTTGCATATTTAAtcagctgtgacctttgacctgcgagCTCTGAATTTatacttagcctgtattttgttGTCATGTACCTACAcacccacattttttttttaatctgctgaatatttcataggttatcatgcggaaaccaactcgcatatttaatgagttgtGACCTTTGACATGCGGACTCTGAATTTCAACTTACATGTACCCTGTATTTGGgtgtcatctacatgtacctacacATGAAAGTTTTTATCTGTTGagtatttcttgatttttttgcgCGGAAACCAAGTGGGGAAACGAAAGGACGGACAGACAGCGTCAACGTTTAATACCCCCTCTGGACTTCCTCTGCAGGGGCATTAAAAAATGATGGTCATATCTTATGTTCATATCTATCTTGTTCAGAATAACAGTCAGAGGTGTTTCCTTACTTCTGTTGTTCTAGATGTATCTCTCGTTGTTGATACAGGGTCTGCCTTGCCACCTTGTCAGTTGTCTTCTCAATATTGGTCTTCAGTGTAGTGCAAATGTCACATTTCGAAAATCGGTTAACCTGTTTTTCAAAGAAACACAGAGATTATTAAATCCATTTATGTTGATGAATCCATTTACACGTACTCAAAGAAAGGGATTACATTGTTTGAACTAAACTAAGAAAGTAATAGAAAACGCTTCTGATCATTTTATTTGTGTACTTAtccaatgaaaattttaaaatgcatcattatattttgttttactactgaaaaacaatcatggtcccccccaaaaaaaaaatctatccaGCAAAACACATCTAAATATTGTATCCTTCAAACCATATAAGGGCATACACATTCATACAAGCTAGTAAAAACATGACTTTGACATTCACCTTTGGAAGTATTTGACAGAGAAGGATAAAAATATGTACCTTTGGAATGCTAATATGTGACATTTCCTTCCTCCAAACATGGAAAAAACGTGACTTGCTGCACACCTCTGCACATTTGTTTTCCACTTCCTCCTTCATGAGTCTGTATATACTTTCTCTCGTAAGACATGATGGCAGGTGAATCTTTTGACATGTAGGTAACTTCTCTCCAAAGCGATTTGAAAAGTCTGAGAGCCAAGCAATTGAATTGAGTACTTTGGAAGACTGCATCCCAATACGATGATAGTTTGGTGCCATGTATCTCCTTACCCCATCTGCAAAACAAGTCGGAAATATCGCGCCTTGTAAGATAATGCAATTAATGTTTATGAAGTATCCCTTAACGAAAGAAAGCTTACTTGGATATAACTCAATTACACTCAATGTCTCAGTTATAAGCAAGTACgttctttatcttttatttttcaattaaaagtTAACCTTTGATCAAAGCATTCAATCAGTAGTCTTTACTCCTTGAGCCTAAAATCCATTTAGCCCTAGCATACATTTCCTGAATAGGGTCTTTCTACCTGCGCTTTTTGCTGCAAGTAGATGACCGGTATTGGAAAAGTTATCAGTAAACACTACATGTAAAGCATATCCCAGATTTAATGGCAGTTTACATCAGTTCAGTTGGGTAAGTGTAAGAGGGCAATAAATTAAGGCATATTCATTTATGGAAGGCAacactgtatatacatgtttgCAGTATTTAATGTACACACTTACTTTCGAAATCACGTTGCACCTGCCACATCCTTGTTCTCTTAATACCAAGAGCAAGCCTCCAACCTCGTTGGCAAAGGTGTGTTGTTCCAATGTTGAACATGTATGTTATGAAACTGCCACTTGTTTCATGGTGTTCGTAAAGGTGTTGCAGAAGCCATTGCCTTTGCTCTGATTTGGACTTTGCAAGGAAGGAGGTACGAAATTTGAACACTTCACCTCTGGAAACTTTATGTAGACAGAATTTCTTACAACACTTCATCCGCAGGATGGCAGACAATTCAAGGCTTTCTTTATTTCGTTCTGGAAAAAATAACAGGAAAGAGAATATAATAGTGAATGAACTTGCATACATCACCTGCATTTTTACacagataatttttttctccacttGCCATAAAGCTTTACAGAGTCCGAAACTAaaatttaacaagtggaatacctctggccgtctcacctgcatcacgcggttcaatatagcagcagtgctgactttgaatactactctaactcgcacaagatgttcagtgatacatggttactcttatgtccactttttatgaactagaccaataaacttacagagatatgatggttattcaacaaaaaaccccaacatggccaaagttcattgaccttacatgacctttgaccttgatcatgtgacctgaaactcgaacaggatgttcagtgatatttgattactcttatgtacaagtttcatgaatcagatccataaactttcaaagttatgatggtaattcaacagatacacccaattcggccaaagttcattgacctttgaccttggtcatgtgacctgaaacgcgcacaggatgttcagtgatacttgattactctaatgtccaagtttaatgaactagaccaataaactttcaaagttatgatggtaattcaacagatacccccgattcggccaaagttcattgaccctaaatgacctttgaccttaatcatgagacctcaaacttgcacaaaattttcagtgatgcttgattactattatgtccaagtttcatgaatcagatccataaactttcaaagttatgatgggaaatcaacagatatccccaattcggccaaagttcattgaccctaaatgacctttgaccttggtcatgtgacgtgaacctcatgtaggatgttcagtgatacttgattaaccttatgtccaagtttcatgaactaggtccatatattgatgacatttcaaaaacttaacctcaggttaagatttcgatgttgattcctccaacatggtctaagttcattgaccctaaatgacctttgaccttggtcatgtgatatgaaactctaataggatgtttagtaatacttgattaaccttatggccaagacatattcaaacagatagatatatattagACAGAGAGATAGACAGACTGACAgacagatatagatagatagatagatagaaatatagatagatTTATAACACAAATAGCAGATACAGATTAACGGATATGATTAAATAGatatcatatgaaaaaaattaattataatctgtattattttgcaatatgtTAAAGTTAATTCTTGGAATTcttttaaccctaattctcccgggtgggggccataatggcccccccctcctcaacaattttcgcgatatatctgctgcgcgaaattttttcaccttgcagctcactgactttttacattcaagtctcgcgcaaattttgagaccaaagttgtgacgcccgggtacgcggttacgacattacgc carries:
- the LOC121430330 gene encoding uncharacterized protein LOC121430330, with product MGRLLDRFDILIKPAAVAYSTDQESDGENRAVSEIEWKNEDVTRGRKRRRAHFIDSDSSVCSDGHIGSYMKGRKRNKESLELSAILRMKCCKKFCLHKVSRGEVFKFRTSFLAKSKSEQRQWLLQHLYEHHETSGSFITYMFNIGTTHLCQRGWRLALGIKRTRMWQVQRDFENGVRRYMAPNYHRIGMQSSKVLNSIAWLSDFSNRFGEKLPTCQKIHLPSCLTRESIYRLMKEEVENKCAEVCSKSRFFHVWRKEMSHISIPKVNRFSKCDICTTLKTNIEKTTDKVARQTLYQQREIHLEQQKNERHKYYKHIQKARREPTKYMSIIVDGMDQKATSIPRFYRQSKSTSSAWKLQSHITGALVHGRGTHLFVDLKEFPHDSNLTTNILLNILRKYDKTLPDVLYLQMDNCGRENKNQCVIALCALLVELNVFRKVKIGFLMKGHTHEDVDQLFSRVSVHTSKQNIPTLSSLMTNITQGYNKPNTTSERLTSIFNIRDWLQPNMHKVSHHSHPHQFRITKDENGKAVLHTKKWSNTSEWQCTTGENYIIKTHPEGVPHIVEPFTAELDLNNLRRDLPKYKPYLTQVEVTEWEELLSSLECSDDNNLNDTWMLLDILMGKDSQASIQQRPENGEENNVAFSNDEQAPIIPVNIGPKQRPERVPPQLRVDCMIGVYLREYRHEWPQVGKVTAIGQESITLHWFSGTATSAWTPLYRKARKGQEPYIQTIPSASTITHPFHLTGTDKIPQEVQRQLREKHEELYS